One Anatilimnocola floriformis genomic window, TCGCCATAAGCCGTGCCGTGGTCGCTCGTCAGGATACACAACGACGGTCCGCGCTGCGCGAGTAAATCAAACAGCGGCGGCAGCTGTCTGTCGACATAGGCGAGCGCTGCCGCTTGCGTCGCCGGCGAATCTTCCTGCGCCGGCGGCGCGAAGATGCAGTTCGGCTGATGCAGCGCCGAGATATTAATAAACAAAAAAGCTCGCTGCGAGTTATCGAGCGCTCGCAAACGTTCGCAAGCGAGCGCTACTTGGCGCTCGGTCGAGTGCCGGCTGGTTACTCCTAGTTCTTCGCTCCAATGACTCTCCTGAAATAAATCGGGCAGCACACAACCGAGCGGACTAAGTCGATTAAAGAAACCAACGCCGCCGATGCAAATGGTGTGATAGCCCCGCGCGGCCAAGCCATGCACCAGATTCGCCTCTTCAAAAACAAACGTTTGCTCGCTCGTTGTTTCGCTTCCCGGAAACCGCGCGGCAAAGAGTCGTGCATGCTTGCCAGGTGTTGCTGGCGTCGGCAAAAAACCAGCAAAAAATCCTTGGTGCGCAGCGAAGGTAAAGTTCCCTGGCGAATGCCGTTGTTCCCAATGGCCGCCAGGAAGCAAGCTGGTCAAAAATGGCGTTTTTCCCGCGTTATTTGCCTGTTCGGCAACATCGTAGCGCAGCGTATCGAGCGTGATCAGCACGACATCGTGCGAGGGAATTAATTGACGGACATTGATCATGAAATTTCTCGGCAGCGACATTCTGCCAGCGCGCGATGTACCGAAGCAAGTTCGCCAAAAGTTTTCGCGAAGGAAGTTGAAATGCTAAAAATAGAAGCGATATAATCTCGAACTCTTATCCCTCCTCGCAGGAGTCGTCGCGATGCTTTTTCGGCACGGTGATGTACTGATTCAAAAGGTCAAGGACCTTCCCGAAGAGAAGGAGCGGCTGAAACATCGCACGCTCGCCCACGGCGAACTCACGGGGCACAGCCATCAGATTCGCGAGAAGCACGCGACGATGTGGCAATCAGGCGAGCTCCTCTTTCTGGAGGTCGAAGGACAGCCGGCGACCGTCGTGCATCAGGAACACGGCCCAATCGAACTTCCTCCGGGCTATTACCGAGTCTGGCGGCAGCGCGAATACACGCCCGAACGCATCGTGGTCGTCCGCGATTAAAGAGGAGCAACCTGCGTGGCGACGATGATCGATATCTCACCGGCCGAGGCGGCCAAGTTGATTTTGGCGGGCGAGTCAAAATCGGGGTGGACGCTCGACGGAAAATTGTCGCTGGCTGGCAGCGGCAAAAAACTGAAAAAATTGCCGGCCAAGCTCACTTGCTATGAGCTTGACGCCTCGAACTCCGACCTGGAAACCGTTCCCGCCGATCTGGCCGTCGATTGCGCACTCAATCTGCAAGGCTGTCGCAAACTG contains:
- a CDS encoding STM4013/SEN3800 family hydrolase; this encodes MINVRQLIPSHDVVLITLDTLRYDVAEQANNAGKTPFLTSLLPGGHWEQRHSPGNFTFAAHQGFFAGFLPTPATPGKHARLFAARFPGSETTSEQTFVFEEANLVHGLAARGYHTICIGGVGFFNRLSPLGCVLPDLFQESHWSEELGVTSRHSTERQVALACERLRALDNSQRAFLFINISALHQPNCIFAPPAQEDSPATQAAALAYVDRQLPPLFDLLAQRGPSLCILTSDHGTAYGEAGYWGHRLAHECVWNVPYAEFVHSARDL